A window from Streptomyces sp. NBC_00271 encodes these proteins:
- a CDS encoding alpha/beta hydrolase, with protein MQSDSSDGAAGFLPPVVVLDPAVERLVAASATPPFLDELGPVLGRQALCESQADRVDDFEMDAVFRVAPVGPSGLVGFWSFRPVGVTGPLPTLFYVHGGRWMLGDAQTHARLISEFVRDLGVTAIVPEYSRAPEARYPVALEECYDLLAWTVEHAGELDLDPGRLAVAGDCAGATLATALTMVARARGGSAIRAQLLYYPLTDSRCDSDSQQRFATGYLLTRQALHGYWQQYAPDPGQLAEPTASPLRATRADLTGLPPALVVTAEADVARDEGEQYARRLRDADVEVTAVRVLGTVHDFVSLNALRDSPPTRAAVRQGCDFLRAKLS; from the coding sequence ATGCAGTCGGACTCCAGCGACGGCGCAGCCGGGTTCCTCCCGCCCGTCGTTGTGCTCGACCCGGCGGTGGAACGGCTGGTGGCAGCCTCGGCCACACCGCCCTTCCTGGACGAACTGGGCCCGGTGCTCGGTCGTCAGGCGCTGTGCGAGTCGCAGGCGGACCGAGTCGACGACTTTGAGATGGACGCCGTCTTCCGGGTGGCCCCGGTCGGTCCTTCGGGGCTCGTCGGCTTCTGGTCCTTCCGTCCCGTCGGTGTGACCGGGCCGCTGCCGACGCTGTTCTACGTCCACGGTGGCCGCTGGATGCTCGGGGACGCCCAGACGCATGCCCGCCTGATCAGCGAGTTCGTCCGGGACCTGGGAGTCACGGCCATCGTTCCCGAGTACAGCCGCGCTCCCGAGGCCCGGTATCCCGTGGCGCTGGAGGAGTGCTACGACCTGCTGGCCTGGACCGTCGAACACGCCGGGGAACTGGACCTGGACCCCGGCCGGCTGGCCGTGGCTGGGGACTGCGCCGGGGCCACCCTCGCCACCGCGCTCACCATGGTGGCCCGAGCGCGCGGCGGGTCGGCGATCCGGGCTCAGCTGCTCTACTACCCGCTCACCGACTCCCGCTGCGACAGTGACTCCCAGCAGCGTTTCGCCACTGGCTACCTGCTCACCCGACAAGCCCTCCACGGGTACTGGCAGCAGTATGCGCCGGACCCGGGGCAGCTGGCCGAGCCCACCGCGTCCCCGCTGCGGGCGACCCGTGCGGACCTGACGGGACTCCCGCCCGCGTTGGTGGTCACCGCGGAGGCGGACGTGGCCAGGGACGAAGGGGAGCAGTACGCACGACGGCTGCGCGACGCAGATGTCGAGGTGACGGCCGTACGAGTCCTCGGAACCGTCCACGACTTCGTCTCGCTGAACGCCCTGCGCGACAGCCCGCCCACCCGTGCCGCGGTGCGGCAGGGATGCGATTTCCTGCGGGCGAAGCTGAGCTGA
- a CDS encoding helix-turn-helix transcriptional regulator, producing MTATGATAGSHHREPAGTGLVGREAELGRILQSAGPGQSTPSRGLLLLGEEGIGRSRLLRAAGEQAAQDGALVLSAHGWAVERDRPYACLRQLLTLVLDETGGLPEPQRRALVTVVAARPGPSPVDARPVQMAVLVLLQHLAASAPVLLTVDDIQDCDQASMDVIGSVIRHLPGRGVSVLLAARGEAVPTGLPTELGLLYLAPLTPRAAAALLDEQPGVPRGRRRLELLEEARGNPQALLELCRLGRSAADRAVPGGKLPQLRFAQDEFESRLAALPATTQHALLYAALADPGEDLWTVMTALDTPDLDVWAPAEAAGIVTVADGGISFRHALVRRSAGARHPAQLRRTAYLALAEAAGPQASRARYRAAAALGPDESIAVALEGAAWDAQDAFTAAATLEQAARLSPGVRDRARRLAEALAAAHLVGDPDWVGDLYQEFTRIDADAETTFLAAAAMSTALSLSSFQEEAFDLLLDVCERTLPGDGPLTLALASLAAAVADQSALPQHRSRLAALLARTESRTRAGSESIGSLARLDDPEVRSALRAVVSLVATPPGSAARLLRGLEQPRLGALPDSPSRLAQRLAVAWAAYQADEADACLRQYRKADAQLRTRKALGLRAWSLAPMADTLLATGRWTEAEALLEESSDGAAVLGQSRVQADLDALALTLSALRGGTVPDPSAAEARWRALDLEGNRATQARILRARALAATAQGDWARAFRQWRALFDADGSPLHPFLSPRAIAELAVAAKRTGREEETARILARVRSQQGERPTTRMTLLLHHAAALVDFEGDPEQHFQLAVVNPESEQWPWERAQARLSYAVWLRRGRRPLEAREQLTAALEMAEQLGADPLAAAVRAELRASGAACAAEPDVALAELTAQQRQIVRLAASGLSNREIGEQLFLSPRTVGTHLYNVYPKLGVSRRHQLRDLLSAAETDIA from the coding sequence ATGACTGCCACTGGTGCGACTGCCGGCTCACATCACCGGGAGCCCGCGGGTACCGGGCTGGTCGGCCGAGAGGCCGAACTCGGGCGGATCCTCCAGAGCGCCGGGCCAGGGCAGAGCACCCCGTCCCGGGGGCTACTGCTGCTCGGAGAGGAAGGCATAGGCAGGAGCCGGCTGTTGCGCGCCGCCGGGGAGCAGGCCGCCCAGGACGGCGCGCTGGTGTTGTCGGCGCACGGCTGGGCCGTGGAGCGAGACCGCCCCTACGCCTGCCTACGCCAGTTGCTCACCCTAGTTCTGGACGAGACCGGCGGTCTGCCCGAGCCCCAGCGTCGGGCTCTGGTGACAGTGGTCGCCGCGAGGCCCGGGCCGTCCCCGGTCGATGCCCGGCCGGTTCAGATGGCGGTGCTGGTGCTGCTTCAGCACCTTGCCGCCTCAGCACCGGTGCTGCTGACGGTGGACGACATCCAGGACTGCGACCAGGCCTCAATGGACGTGATCGGCTCGGTCATCCGCCACCTGCCCGGCCGCGGTGTGTCGGTGCTCCTCGCGGCGCGCGGCGAGGCCGTCCCGACGGGGCTGCCGACGGAACTGGGCTTGCTGTACCTGGCGCCACTGACGCCGAGGGCCGCCGCCGCGCTCCTGGACGAACAGCCTGGTGTACCCCGGGGCCGCCGTAGGCTGGAACTGCTGGAGGAGGCCAGAGGAAACCCGCAGGCGTTGCTGGAACTGTGCCGACTGGGACGGTCGGCTGCAGACCGGGCCGTCCCCGGCGGGAAGCTGCCCCAACTTCGTTTCGCTCAGGACGAGTTCGAGTCCCGGCTCGCCGCCCTGCCTGCCACTACGCAGCACGCGCTGCTCTACGCGGCGCTCGCGGATCCCGGCGAGGACCTCTGGACAGTCATGACCGCCCTGGACACGCCGGACCTCGATGTCTGGGCCCCGGCGGAGGCGGCCGGCATCGTCACCGTGGCCGACGGAGGGATCTCGTTCCGGCACGCACTGGTACGCCGTTCCGCGGGAGCGCGGCACCCCGCCCAGCTGCGCCGCACGGCCTACCTGGCCCTGGCTGAGGCAGCCGGCCCGCAGGCGTCCCGCGCCCGCTACCGGGCGGCGGCCGCACTCGGACCCGATGAGTCGATCGCCGTCGCGCTCGAAGGAGCCGCCTGGGACGCGCAGGACGCCTTCACCGCGGCGGCCACCCTGGAACAGGCTGCCCGGCTCAGCCCCGGCGTGCGCGACCGCGCCCGACGGCTGGCCGAGGCACTGGCCGCCGCCCACCTCGTCGGGGACCCGGACTGGGTGGGGGACCTGTACCAGGAGTTCACCAGGATCGATGCGGACGCCGAGACGACCTTTCTGGCCGCCGCCGCCATGAGCACCGCCCTCTCGCTGTCCTCCTTCCAGGAAGAAGCCTTCGACCTGTTGCTGGACGTCTGCGAGCGCACCCTGCCCGGCGACGGCCCCCTCACGCTCGCCCTGGCCTCGCTGGCCGCAGCCGTCGCCGACCAGTCCGCACTGCCGCAACACCGCAGCCGATTGGCGGCACTGCTCGCACGGACCGAGAGCAGGACCCGGGCCGGCTCGGAGTCCATCGGGTCGCTGGCACGGCTCGACGACCCCGAGGTGCGGTCGGCCCTGCGCGCCGTCGTGTCCCTGGTGGCGACGCCCCCGGGCTCCGCCGCCCGGCTCCTGCGCGGTCTCGAACAGCCGCGCCTCGGGGCCCTTCCGGACAGTCCGAGCAGGCTGGCCCAGCGGCTCGCCGTAGCCTGGGCCGCCTACCAGGCGGACGAAGCCGACGCCTGCCTGCGGCAGTACCGCAAGGCCGACGCACAGCTGCGCACCCGCAAGGCGCTCGGTCTGCGGGCCTGGTCGCTGGCGCCGATGGCGGACACGCTCCTGGCGACAGGCCGGTGGACGGAGGCGGAGGCGCTGCTCGAGGAAAGCAGCGACGGTGCCGCTGTCCTGGGGCAGTCCCGCGTTCAGGCAGATCTCGACGCGCTCGCCCTGACCCTGTCCGCGCTGCGCGGCGGGACCGTACCGGATCCGTCTGCGGCCGAGGCGCGTTGGCGTGCCCTTGACCTTGAGGGAAACCGCGCGACCCAGGCGCGCATCCTGCGGGCCCGTGCCCTGGCGGCAACCGCCCAGGGTGACTGGGCCCGGGCCTTCCGCCAGTGGCGGGCGCTGTTCGACGCGGACGGCTCGCCGCTGCACCCGTTCCTGTCGCCGCGTGCCATCGCCGAACTCGCCGTCGCCGCCAAGCGGACGGGGCGGGAGGAGGAGACGGCGCGGATTCTGGCCCGGGTCCGCTCGCAGCAGGGCGAGCGGCCCACCACGCGGATGACGCTGCTGCTCCACCACGCGGCCGCACTGGTGGACTTTGAGGGTGACCCCGAGCAGCACTTCCAGCTAGCGGTGGTCAACCCCGAGAGTGAGCAATGGCCGTGGGAGCGAGCCCAGGCCCGGCTCAGCTACGCGGTCTGGCTCCGGCGTGGCCGCCGGCCGCTGGAGGCACGGGAGCAGCTGACCGCGGCCCTGGAGATGGCCGAACAGCTCGGCGCGGATCCGCTGGCCGCGGCCGTCCGGGCCGAGCTGCGCGCCAGCGGAGCGGCCTGCGCTGCCGAACCTGATGTCGCACTGGCCGAACTGACTGCTCAGCAGCGGCAGATCGTCCGGCTGGCGGCCAGTGGCCTGTCGAATCGTGAGATCGGTGAGCAGCTGTTTCTGTCACCGCGTACGGTGGGCACACATCTGTACAACGTCTATCCCAAACTCGGCGTGAGTCGGCGCCACCAACTGCGCGATCTGTTGTCCGCGGCGGAGACCGACATCGCCTGA
- a CDS encoding helix-turn-helix transcriptional regulator, whose amino-acid sequence MGRDRELSGLARLLDAADGLGPKVLVLTGEPGSGKSTLVEWAAAQAGSRHLRTLRVRGSEGESGLCLAGVHQLLRPLLGAVDELPERQRDALSAAFGLGDADGEEPVDPLLLRLGALTLLSDAAARQPLLLLVDDAQWLDLGSLDLLAFLARRLDPERAVLLLASREEAVPARFDRDFPHLVVGPLEPMAAVRLLDAQPSPPQGRARTEILQQATGNPLALIELSRALARDGSTTAHGRPLPLTSRLETLFAADLPTLPLEARRALLLVATAGTAQLSDILLAAPDLDAAKALLPAEEAGLVRVEGGQVTLRHPLVRSAVLQAASFTDRREAHLALAAALTHEPDRRAWHLAAAALGPDQEVADALAETAERSRDRGGHAAAAAALERAAELTPDPAQHTERLLAAAESAMYAGHPQWVGELTDRVPGLTEDPGLRARAALLGGWALGVTLRHDDALAVLLPVAESMAGPAPALALGALSTAATSAYNSGDPFYQGEFDRLCALVGHADEPVAQAWIHAALHPHTRRTDALHRLERALAGKPDDSVGVLAALGAAAWVLDESELAVRVLGQAMDQMRRAATAGTNATVGQALALGLFETGSWTAALTAAEDAYQAAAEAGADNVTVGSPLLQATLHAVCGDHEAARAQAQDAVRGIDLRKSRSLHVRYRHALGLAAVVAGDHDNAYDLLRGTFTRDFKPLPVHYHASVYCLGDLAAAAVRADRTDDARSVLEAAEHSLGATRSPRVHAVVRRAAALLGDSEDAEQHFLAALADPACARWPFELALTRLDFGEWLRRRRRATEARPMLSGALEIFQRLGAQPWAERAAAELRAAGAPVSLPAASPEVELTPQERQIAELAAQGLTNRDIAARLYVSPRTVGYHLHKIFPKLGISSRHQLRDLLSPGTGQPPE is encoded by the coding sequence ATGGGCAGGGATCGAGAGCTGTCCGGTCTGGCCCGGCTCCTCGATGCCGCGGACGGCTTGGGCCCGAAGGTCCTGGTGCTCACCGGCGAGCCGGGCTCGGGTAAGAGCACTCTGGTCGAGTGGGCCGCCGCCCAAGCCGGGTCCCGCCACCTGCGGACGCTTCGCGTACGGGGCAGCGAGGGCGAGTCCGGCCTGTGCCTCGCGGGGGTGCACCAGCTGCTGCGACCGCTGCTGGGGGCCGTGGACGAGCTGCCGGAGCGGCAGCGCGACGCGCTGTCCGCCGCGTTCGGTCTCGGCGACGCGGACGGCGAGGAACCAGTGGATCCGCTGCTGCTGCGCCTGGGCGCACTGACCCTGCTCTCCGATGCCGCCGCCCGGCAGCCGCTGCTGCTGCTCGTGGACGACGCCCAGTGGCTAGACCTCGGCTCGCTCGACCTCCTCGCCTTCCTCGCGCGCCGCCTCGACCCCGAGCGGGCCGTGCTGCTGCTCGCCTCGCGGGAGGAGGCGGTTCCGGCCCGTTTCGACCGCGACTTCCCCCATCTGGTGGTCGGCCCGCTGGAACCCATGGCCGCCGTCCGGCTGCTGGACGCCCAGCCGTCCCCGCCGCAGGGCCGGGCGCGCACCGAGATCCTCCAGCAGGCCACGGGCAACCCGCTGGCCCTGATCGAGCTGAGCCGCGCGCTCGCCCGGGACGGCAGCACCACCGCCCACGGTCGGCCCCTTCCGCTCACCAGCCGTCTGGAAACCCTCTTCGCCGCCGACCTGCCCACGCTTCCCCTGGAGGCACGGCGCGCCCTGCTGCTCGTCGCCACCGCGGGCACCGCCCAGCTGTCGGACATCCTGCTCGCCGCCCCCGACCTGGACGCGGCGAAGGCGCTGCTCCCGGCCGAGGAGGCAGGTCTGGTACGGGTCGAGGGCGGGCAGGTGACGCTCCGTCACCCGCTGGTGCGCTCCGCCGTCCTCCAGGCCGCCTCGTTCACCGACCGACGCGAGGCGCACCTGGCGCTGGCCGCCGCGCTGACGCACGAACCCGACCGCCGGGCCTGGCACCTGGCCGCCGCCGCGCTGGGACCGGACCAGGAGGTGGCCGACGCCCTGGCCGAGACCGCCGAGCGCTCCCGCGACCGGGGCGGACACGCCGCCGCGGCGGCGGCCCTGGAACGCGCCGCGGAGCTGACCCCCGATCCGGCGCAGCACACCGAGCGTCTGCTGGCGGCGGCGGAATCCGCCATGTACGCAGGGCATCCGCAATGGGTCGGTGAGCTCACCGACCGCGTCCCCGGGCTTACCGAGGACCCCGGCCTCCGCGCCCGGGCCGCGCTCCTGGGCGGCTGGGCCCTGGGTGTCACCCTGCGCCACGACGACGCGCTGGCGGTCCTGCTCCCCGTGGCCGAGTCCATGGCCGGCCCGGCGCCGGCGCTGGCCCTCGGCGCCCTGAGCACCGCAGCCACCTCCGCCTACAACTCCGGAGACCCCTTCTACCAGGGCGAGTTCGACCGCCTCTGCGCACTGGTCGGCCACGCGGACGAGCCCGTCGCACAGGCATGGATTCATGCCGCGCTCCACCCGCACACCCGGCGAACGGACGCGCTCCACCGGCTGGAACGTGCGCTGGCCGGCAAGCCGGACGACTCGGTCGGCGTCCTCGCCGCCCTGGGCGCCGCCGCGTGGGTCCTGGACGAGAGCGAACTCGCGGTCCGCGTGCTCGGTCAGGCCATGGACCAGATGCGGCGGGCCGCGACCGCCGGCACGAACGCGACCGTCGGACAGGCCCTCGCACTCGGCCTCTTCGAGACCGGCTCCTGGACGGCCGCCCTGACCGCAGCCGAGGACGCCTACCAAGCGGCCGCGGAGGCGGGCGCCGACAACGTCACCGTCGGCTCGCCTCTGCTCCAGGCCACCCTGCACGCCGTGTGCGGCGACCACGAGGCCGCCCGCGCCCAGGCGCAGGATGCGGTCCGTGGCATCGACCTGCGCAAGTCCCGCAGCCTGCATGTGCGTTACCGACACGCTCTGGGCCTTGCCGCCGTCGTGGCAGGCGACCACGACAACGCCTATGACCTGCTGCGGGGAACTTTCACCCGCGACTTCAAGCCGCTGCCCGTGCACTACCACGCGTCCGTGTACTGCCTGGGCGACCTCGCCGCCGCGGCCGTCCGGGCCGACCGGACGGACGATGCCCGCTCCGTGCTGGAAGCCGCCGAGCACAGCCTCGGCGCCACGCGGTCCCCCCGCGTCCACGCCGTCGTCCGGCGTGCCGCCGCCCTGCTCGGCGACTCCGAGGACGCTGAGCAGCACTTCCTCGCCGCTCTCGCCGATCCGGCATGCGCCCGCTGGCCCTTCGAACTCGCCCTCACCCGGCTGGACTTCGGTGAGTGGCTGCGCCGCCGCCGACGTGCCACGGAGGCACGCCCGATGCTGAGCGGGGCGCTGGAGATCTTCCAGCGCTTGGGCGCTCAGCCCTGGGCCGAGCGCGCGGCGGCGGAACTCCGGGCCGCCGGTGCCCCGGTGTCCCTACCGGCCGCGAGCCCTGAGGTCGAACTCACGCCGCAGGAGCGGCAGATCGCGGAACTGGCCGCGCAGGGCCTGACCAACCGTGACATCGCCGCCCGGCTCTACGTGTCGCCCCGGACCGTCGGCTACCACCTGCACAAGATCTTCCCCAAGCTCGGCATCAGCAGCCGGCACCAGCTGCGGGACCTCCTTTCCCCCGGCACCGGTCAACCTCCCGAATAG
- a CDS encoding MFS transporter, which produces MRAIGFLSFYDRFATAPMLVLLAEEEGVSLDGAVQLVTSYVLLYALGQPVWGLLADRLGRLRVLRLALVGTLLGSAASVAAPGFAALLVIRAITGLFVGSLFPSMLTIVGDSYTGAARAREISGLQTFTALGTTAATLAAGGLAAWLDWRVVFALTAAGAALSLVLLRRVRLPVVKGARREVRSAFAAWPVWTYVLGLLEGAILLGILTYIVPALERDGLSAALAGAVGATYGAGIIGGAYLARQVVARIGRTVMIAIGSSTLFVAFLLASLSQGVTALTATSVLIGTSNAFLHSSLQGWATDVAPGARATTVSLFVASVFLGSSAATGLTAGLTRNGYGSVFTATCVATVVLAVLAVGSHVLWSRRRTD; this is translated from the coding sequence ATGCGCGCTATCGGCTTCCTCTCCTTCTACGACCGGTTCGCGACCGCACCCATGCTGGTGCTGCTCGCCGAAGAGGAGGGGGTGTCACTCGACGGCGCCGTGCAACTGGTGACCTCCTACGTCCTGTTGTACGCGCTGGGCCAGCCGGTATGGGGTCTGCTGGCTGATCGCCTGGGTCGGCTGAGGGTCTTGCGGCTCGCTCTGGTCGGCACCCTGCTGGGCAGTGCGGCCAGTGTCGCCGCCCCCGGCTTTGCCGCGCTCCTGGTGATCCGAGCCATAACCGGGTTGTTCGTCGGCTCACTGTTCCCGAGCATGCTGACCATTGTCGGCGATTCCTACACCGGTGCGGCCAGGGCCCGTGAGATATCCGGCCTCCAGACCTTCACCGCCCTGGGCACGACGGCGGCGACGCTGGCAGCGGGTGGCCTGGCCGCCTGGTTGGACTGGCGTGTCGTCTTTGCCTTGACCGCTGCCGGGGCGGCACTTTCCCTGGTGCTGCTGCGCCGTGTTCGGTTGCCGGTCGTGAAGGGAGCACGCCGCGAAGTACGGAGTGCCTTCGCCGCCTGGCCCGTGTGGACTTACGTCCTCGGGTTGTTGGAGGGCGCGATCCTGCTGGGCATCCTTACGTACATCGTCCCTGCGTTGGAGCGGGACGGCTTGTCCGCTGCCCTGGCGGGCGCCGTCGGCGCCACGTACGGCGCCGGGATCATCGGCGGCGCCTACCTGGCCAGGCAGGTTGTGGCGCGCATAGGCCGGACCGTGATGATCGCCATAGGCAGCAGCACGCTCTTCGTGGCCTTTCTCCTTGCGAGCCTCTCGCAGGGCGTCACGGCCTTGACGGCCACCTCGGTCCTCATCGGCACGTCGAACGCCTTCCTGCACTCCTCGCTGCAGGGGTGGGCCACGGATGTCGCGCCCGGCGCACGGGCGACGACCGTCTCGTTGTTCGTCGCCTCAGTCTTCCTCGGTAGTTCCGCCGCGACCGGTCTCACTGCCGGGCTCACCCGGAACGGCTACGGATCGGTCTTCACGGCAACCTGCGTTGCCACCGTGGTGCTGGCCGTCCTCGCGGTCGGCAGCCATGTCTTGTGGTCCCGCCGTCGCACCGACTGA
- a CDS encoding response regulator transcription factor, translated as MAPTPENESRLEQLTAQQRQIVEMAARDLLNREIGEQLFLSPRTVGAHLYNVYPKLGISSRHQLRDLLQGT; from the coding sequence GTGGCACCCACCCCCGAAAACGAAAGCCGGCTGGAGCAGTTGACGGCGCAGCAGCGGCAGATCGTCGAGATGGCCGCACGCGACCTCTTGAATCGTGAGATCGGTGAACAGCTCTTCCTCTCGCCGCGCACCGTGGGCGCCCACCTGTACAACGTCTACCCCAAGCTCGGCATCAGCAGCCGGCACCAACTGCGTGATCTCCTTCAGGGCACGTGA